The following are encoded together in the Penicillium digitatum chromosome 3, complete sequence genome:
- a CDS encoding mitochondrial 37S ribosomal protein uS12m: MTQLFSPIALRTLRTLIHRPAVPSPLCRTITTSPAISFASKQSPINSHLNFHPVFRTAAVGFSAVPKRQFSSSPIICATYNQVRRGIRTGQRARRGGSPALKGTPGLKGVCLKTGVTKPKKPNSGERKVARVRLSSGKVITAYIPGEGHNIQQHSVVQVRGGRAQDCPGVKYTLVRGAMDLGGVGSRMTSRSKYGAKKPKTN; this comes from the exons ATGACTCAATTATTCTCCCCAATAGCTCTCCGGACCCTACGGACTCTTATCCACCGTCCTGCGGTCCCCTCACCCCTCTGCCGCACAATCACCACATCACCCGCTATCTCCTTCGCCTCGAAACAATCCCCCATTAACTCCCACCTCAACTTCCACCCTGTCTTCCGCACAGCCGCTGTCGGCTTCTCTGCCGTGCCAAAGCGGCAATTTTCTAGCTCACCGATCATCTGCGCTACGTACAACCAGGTCCGCCGCGGTATTCGCACTGGACAGCGGGCTCGTCGTGGTGGTTCGCCTGCGCTGAAGGGTACACCTGGTTTGAAGGGTGTTTGTCTGAAGACTGGTGTTACCAAGCCTAAGAAGCCTAACTCTGGTGAGAGGAAGGTTGCAAGAGTGCGGTTGAGTTCAGGGAAGGTTATCACTGCTTATATTCCTGGTGAAG GCCACAATATCCAGCAGCATAGTGTTGTCCAGGTCCGTGGTGGACGTGCTCAGGATTGTCCTGGTGTGAAGTATACCCTTGTTCGTGGTGCGATGGACTTG GGTGGTGTTGGAAGCCGTATGACGAGTCGCTCGAAGTATGGCGCGAAGAAGCCGAAGACCAACTAA
- a CDS encoding 20S proteasome maturation protein Ump1, putative, which translates to MSLRIAPPSGNATQTSNLTTRQQAGLQAPRPSKGAPSAPGLPDTLRNKLTQAATAHASSTNSSGEVPTSTHPLEARLLAWRATQDALKMEGLRRAYGIAEPVRRGMELKIVRDGTFRPAVLGGVRGGNVHEDILVIGGRDSEVQWEDIYHGDDLREPPAFHDEMEKRLKMDF; encoded by the exons ATG TCCCTCCGCATCGCCCCCCCAAGCGGCAACGCAACACAAACGAGCAACCTCACAACCCGGCAACAAGCAGGCCTCCAAGCACCTCGCCCATCTAAAGGCGCTCCCTCAGCCCCCGGCCTACCGGACACTCTCCGCAACAAGCTCACGCAGGCCGCCACCGCGCACGCGTCGTCCACGAACTCCAGCGGCGAGGTTCCGACATCTACGCACCCTCTCGAGGCGCGACTTCTCGCATGGCGGGCCACACAGGACGCCTTGAAGATGGAGGGATTGCGTCGGGCGTATGGTATTGCGGAACCTGTTCGTCGTGGGATGGAGCTGAAGATCGTTCGGGATGGGACTTTCCGGCCTGCTGTGCTTGGCGGTGTGCGGGGTGGGAATGTGCATGAGGATATTCTTGTTATTGGAGGTCGGGATAGTGAGGTTCAGTGGGAAGATATTTACCATG GTGACGATCTCCGTGAGCCGCCTGCTTTCCAcgatgagatggagaagAGGCTCAAGATGGATTTCTAA